In a single window of the Streptomyces sp. NBC_00285 genome:
- the folC gene encoding bifunctional tetrahydrofolate synthase/dihydrofolate synthase codes for MSDSDPFDEIIANETDRDPDLAVIEAGSRTLRTQGGPPEADVPGRPEDPEVDKALREVEAELATRWGETKLEPSVSRIAALMDVLGEPQRSYPSIHITGTNGKTSTARMIEALLSAFELRTGRYTSPHVQSITERISLDGAPISAERFIETYEDIKPYIGMIDAQQQYRLSFFEVLTGMAYAAFADAPVDVAVVEVGMGGSWDATNVIDGDVAVVTPIDLDHTDRLGETPGAIAVEKAGIIKQDATVILAQQPVDAAQVLLKKAVEVDATVAREGLEFGIVSRQVAVGGQLVTLRGLGGEYEEVYLPLHGPYQAHNAVVALAAVEAFFGVGAQRPDRLDIDTVRKAFAAVSSPGRLEVVRRSPSVVLDAAHNPAGARATAEAVGEAFEFSRLIGVVGASSDKNVRGLLEAFEPIFAEVVITQNSSHRAMDADELAAIAVEVFGEDRVQVEPRLPDALEEAITLAEEDGEFAGGGVLVTGSVITVGEARLLLGRG; via the coding sequence GTGAGTGACAGCGACCCCTTCGACGAGATCATCGCCAACGAGACCGACCGGGACCCCGACCTCGCGGTCATCGAGGCCGGCAGCCGCACCCTGCGCACCCAGGGCGGCCCGCCGGAGGCCGATGTGCCCGGACGCCCCGAGGACCCCGAGGTCGACAAGGCCCTGCGCGAGGTCGAGGCGGAGCTCGCCACCCGCTGGGGCGAGACCAAGCTGGAGCCCTCGGTCAGCAGGATCGCCGCGCTGATGGACGTGCTGGGCGAGCCGCAGCGGTCGTACCCCTCGATCCACATCACGGGGACGAACGGCAAGACCTCCACCGCCCGCATGATCGAGGCCCTCCTCAGTGCCTTCGAGCTGCGTACGGGGCGGTACACCAGCCCCCACGTCCAGTCGATCACCGAGCGCATCAGCCTGGACGGCGCCCCGATCTCCGCCGAGCGGTTCATCGAGACGTACGAGGACATCAAGCCTTACATCGGGATGATCGACGCCCAGCAGCAGTACCGGCTGTCGTTCTTCGAGGTGCTGACCGGGATGGCGTACGCCGCGTTCGCGGACGCTCCCGTCGACGTGGCCGTCGTGGAAGTGGGGATGGGCGGCTCCTGGGACGCCACCAACGTGATCGACGGTGATGTCGCCGTGGTCACCCCCATCGACCTGGACCACACCGACCGGCTCGGTGAGACGCCCGGCGCGATCGCCGTCGAGAAGGCCGGGATCATCAAGCAGGACGCGACCGTGATCCTGGCCCAGCAGCCGGTGGACGCGGCGCAGGTGCTCCTGAAAAAGGCCGTCGAGGTGGACGCCACGGTCGCGCGCGAGGGCCTGGAGTTCGGGATCGTGTCCCGCCAGGTCGCCGTCGGCGGCCAGCTGGTGACCCTGCGCGGTCTCGGCGGCGAGTACGAAGAGGTGTACCTGCCGCTGCACGGCCCCTACCAGGCGCACAACGCGGTTGTGGCGCTCGCCGCCGTGGAGGCGTTCTTCGGCGTCGGCGCCCAGCGTCCGGACCGCCTCGACATCGACACCGTGCGCAAGGCCTTCGCCGCCGTCTCCTCTCCGGGCCGCCTGGAGGTCGTACGGCGCTCCCCGTCCGTCGTCCTGGACGCCGCGCACAATCCGGCGGGCGCGCGCGCCACCGCGGAAGCGGTCGGCGAGGCCTTCGAGTTCAGCCGGCTCATCGGCGTGGTGGGCGCGAGCAGCGACAAGAACGTGCGGGGGCTCCTCGAAGCCTTCGAGCCGATCTTCGCCGAGGTCGTGATCACCCAGAACTCCAGCCACCGCGCGATGGACGCCGACGAACTGGCCGCGATCGCCGTCGAGGTGTTCGGCGAGGACCGCGTCCAGGTCGAACCGCGACTGCCGGACGCCCTGGAGGAGGCGATCACGCTGGCCGAGGAGGACGGCGAGTTCGCGGGCGGCGGAGTGCTCGTCACCGGGTCGGTCATCACGGTCGGCGAGGCCCGGCTGCTGCTCGGAAGGGGCTGA
- a CDS encoding DUF4233 domain-containing protein, whose amino-acid sequence MRTLCASTLIGEFFVIGFAGLVAMKDPDLAGSTVWTVSGIAMFACLALCGVVTRPGGIALGWALQIALIVSGFVVPTMFFMGAVFAALWWASVHYGRKIDEAKARFAAQADPTTPDAA is encoded by the coding sequence ATGCGTACGCTCTGTGCCTCGACCCTGATCGGCGAGTTCTTCGTCATCGGCTTCGCCGGGCTGGTGGCGATGAAGGACCCCGATCTGGCCGGCTCCACGGTGTGGACGGTCAGCGGTATCGCCATGTTCGCGTGTCTCGCGCTGTGCGGGGTGGTGACCCGGCCCGGCGGCATCGCCCTCGGCTGGGCGCTGCAGATCGCCCTGATCGTCTCCGGCTTCGTCGTGCCGACCATGTTCTTCATGGGGGCGGTCTTCGCAGCCCTGTGGTGGGCCTCCGTGCACTACGGCCGGAAGATCGACGAGGCCAAGGCGAGATTCGCCGCCCAGGCGGACCCCACTACACCTGACGCTGCGTAA
- the ndk gene encoding nucleoside-diphosphate kinase: MSQRTLVLLKPDAVRRGLTGEIISRIERKAGWAITALELRTLDQDTLEQHYGEHKGKPFYEPLVEFMASGPVVALIVEGERVIEGVRALAGPTDPIAAAPGSIRGDFGVIVRENLIHASDSVESAEREMKIFFPGGAA, encoded by the coding sequence GTGAGCCAGCGCACCCTCGTCCTCCTCAAGCCCGACGCCGTCCGTCGTGGCCTGACCGGCGAGATCATCAGCCGCATCGAGCGCAAGGCGGGCTGGGCGATCACCGCGCTGGAGCTGCGCACTCTGGACCAGGACACCCTGGAGCAGCACTACGGCGAGCACAAGGGCAAGCCCTTCTACGAGCCGCTGGTGGAGTTCATGGCCTCCGGTCCGGTCGTCGCGCTGATCGTCGAGGGGGAGCGGGTCATCGAGGGCGTGCGCGCGCTGGCCGGCCCGACCGACCCGATCGCCGCCGCGCCCGGGTCCATCCGCGGCGACTTCGGTGTCATCGTCCGCGAGAACCTCATCCACGCGAGCGACTCCGTCGAGTCGGCCGAGCGGGAGATGAAGATCTTCTTCCCGGGCGGGGCGGCCTGA
- a CDS encoding valine--tRNA ligase, which produces MTENAQQQPTAPSTELPTQYTPAEVEGTLYERWVERGYFTADAKSDKPPYTIVIPPPNVTGSLHLGHAFQHTLMDALTRRKRMQGYESLWLPGMDHAGIATQNKVEQQLAEEGKSRHDLGREEFVERVWQWKEEYGGRILGQMRRLGDGVDWSRERFTMDEGLSKAVLTIFKRLYDDELIYRAERIINWCPRCLTAISDIEVEYQEDAGELVSIRYGEGEDSVVVATTRAETMLGDTAVAVHPDDERYKHLIGKQIKLPLTDRTIPVVADTHVDPEFGTGAVKVTPAHDPNDFEIGRRHDLPSLTIMDEHGIITVHGPFLGLDRFEARSTVVGALKEQGRIVAEKRPYMHSVGHCSRCKTTVEPRLSMQWWVKVGPLAKAAGDAVRDGRVRIHPEEMSKRYFDWVDNMHDWCISRQLWWGHRIPIWYGPGGEVVCVGPDEEPPAGEGWTQDPDVLDTWFSSGLWPFSTLGWPEQTEDLRKFYPTDVLLTGHDIIFFWVARMMMFGLYAMDGVAPFHTIALTGLVRDEFGKKMSKSNPNAVDPLVWMDAYGSDAVRFTLANGANPGADVPIGEDWVKASRNFTNKIWNATRFALMNGATVEGPLPDASQMSATDRWILSRLNTTVAQVDAYYDDYQFAKLADALYHFAWDEVFDWYVELSKTTFFAGGEQAQISGRVLGEVLDVTLRLLHPVIPFVTDALWTTLTGGESLVVGEWPTDSGFRDKDAEDEIALVQRVVTEVRRFRKDQGLKDGQKVPARLELGGTALAPHEPAIRQLLRLQPEGDAFAATATLPVAGATVALDLSGTIDVAAERKRLAKDLAAAEKEKAQANAKLGNEAFLAKAPDNVVDKIRGRLAKADEDIARIQAQLENLPEQ; this is translated from the coding sequence GTGACCGAGAACGCTCAGCAGCAGCCCACAGCGCCCAGCACCGAACTGCCGACCCAGTACACGCCGGCCGAGGTAGAGGGGACGCTGTACGAGCGCTGGGTGGAGCGCGGTTACTTCACCGCCGACGCGAAGAGCGACAAGCCTCCGTACACCATCGTCATCCCGCCGCCTAACGTCACCGGCAGCCTGCACCTCGGGCACGCTTTTCAGCACACCCTCATGGACGCCCTGACGCGCCGCAAGCGCATGCAGGGCTACGAGTCGCTGTGGCTGCCGGGCATGGACCACGCCGGTATCGCGACCCAGAACAAGGTCGAGCAGCAGCTCGCCGAGGAGGGCAAGTCCCGACACGACCTGGGGCGCGAGGAGTTCGTCGAGCGCGTCTGGCAGTGGAAGGAGGAGTACGGCGGCCGGATCCTCGGCCAGATGCGACGCCTCGGTGACGGTGTCGACTGGAGCCGTGAGCGGTTCACGATGGACGAGGGCCTGTCCAAGGCCGTCCTCACCATCTTCAAGCGGCTCTACGACGACGAGCTGATCTACCGCGCCGAGCGCATCATCAACTGGTGCCCGCGCTGTCTGACGGCCATCTCGGACATCGAGGTGGAATACCAGGAGGACGCGGGCGAGTTGGTCTCCATCCGCTACGGCGAGGGCGAGGACAGCGTCGTCGTCGCGACCACGCGCGCGGAGACGATGCTCGGTGACACGGCGGTCGCCGTCCACCCCGACGACGAGCGCTACAAGCACCTCATCGGCAAGCAGATCAAGCTTCCGCTGACCGACCGCACCATCCCGGTCGTCGCCGACACCCACGTCGACCCCGAGTTCGGTACGGGCGCGGTCAAGGTGACGCCGGCACACGACCCGAACGACTTCGAGATCGGCCGGCGCCACGACCTGCCGTCCCTGACGATCATGGACGAGCACGGCATCATCACCGTCCACGGCCCCTTCCTCGGCCTGGACCGCTTCGAGGCCCGCTCGACCGTCGTCGGCGCCCTCAAGGAGCAGGGCCGCATCGTCGCCGAGAAGCGCCCCTACATGCACTCCGTCGGCCACTGCTCGCGCTGCAAGACCACGGTCGAGCCGCGCCTTTCGATGCAGTGGTGGGTCAAGGTCGGCCCGCTCGCCAAGGCGGCAGGCGACGCGGTCCGTGACGGCCGGGTCAGGATCCACCCCGAGGAGATGTCGAAGCGCTACTTCGACTGGGTCGACAACATGCACGACTGGTGCATCTCGCGCCAGCTGTGGTGGGGCCACCGCATCCCGATCTGGTACGGCCCGGGCGGCGAGGTCGTCTGCGTCGGCCCCGACGAGGAGCCGCCGGCGGGTGAGGGGTGGACCCAGGACCCGGACGTCCTCGACACCTGGTTCTCGTCCGGCCTGTGGCCGTTCTCCACGCTCGGCTGGCCCGAACAGACCGAGGATCTGCGGAAGTTCTATCCGACCGACGTCCTGCTCACCGGCCACGACATCATCTTCTTCTGGGTCGCCCGGATGATGATGTTCGGCCTGTACGCCATGGACGGCGTCGCCCCCTTCCACACCATCGCCCTCACCGGCCTCGTCCGCGACGAGTTCGGCAAGAAGATGTCCAAGTCGAACCCCAACGCGGTCGACCCGCTCGTGTGGATGGACGCGTACGGCTCCGACGCCGTCCGCTTCACCCTCGCCAACGGCGCCAACCCGGGCGCGGACGTGCCGATCGGCGAGGACTGGGTCAAGGCCTCCCGGAACTTCACCAACAAGATCTGGAACGCCACCCGCTTCGCCCTGATGAACGGCGCCACCGTCGAGGGCCCGCTGCCGGACGCCTCGCAGATGTCGGCGACGGACCGCTGGATCCTGTCCCGGCTCAACACCACGGTCGCCCAGGTCGACGCGTACTACGACGACTACCAGTTCGCCAAGCTCGCCGACGCGCTCTACCACTTCGCGTGGGACGAGGTCTTCGACTGGTACGTCGAGCTGTCGAAGACGACGTTCTTCGCGGGCGGCGAGCAGGCGCAGATCTCCGGCCGGGTCCTCGGCGAGGTCCTGGACGTGACGCTGCGCCTCCTCCACCCGGTCATCCCGTTCGTGACGGACGCACTGTGGACCACCCTGACCGGCGGCGAGTCCCTGGTCGTCGGCGAGTGGCCGACGGACAGCGGCTTCCGCGACAAGGACGCCGAGGACGAGATCGCGCTGGTCCAGCGGGTCGTCACCGAGGTGCGCCGGTTCCGCAAGGACCAGGGACTGAAGGACGGCCAGAAGGTCCCCGCCCGTCTGGAACTGGGCGGCACCGCGCTCGCCCCGCACGAGCCGGCCATCCGCCAGCTTCTGCGTCTGCAGCCGGAGGGCGATGCCTTCGCGGCCACGGCGACCCTCCCGGTCGCCGGTGCCACGGTCGCCCTCGACCTCTCCGGCACGATCGACGTCGCCGCCGAGCGCAAGCGCCTCGCGAAGGACCTGGCGGCGGCCGAGAAGGAGAAGGCCCAGGCGAACGCCAAGCTCGGCAACGAGGCGTTCCTCGCGAAGGCCCCGGACAACGTCGTGGACAAGATCCGCGGCCGTCTGGCCAAGGCGGACGAGGACATCGCCCGTATCCAGGCCCAGCTGGAAAACCTGCCCGAGCAGTAG
- a CDS encoding rod shape-determining protein produces MSFIGRDMAVDLGTANTLVYVRGRGIVLNEPSVVAINTNTGGILAVGSEAKKMIGRTPGNIVAVRPLKDGVIADFEITERMLRYFILKIHKRRYLARPRVVVCVPSGITGVERRAVIEASSQAGARQVHIIEEPMAAAIGSGLPVHEATGNMVVDIGGGTTEVAVISLGGIVTAQSIRVAGDELDNAIIQHIKKEYSLLLGERTSEQIKITIGSAYDLDADEHTEIRGRDLVSGLPKTVVISAAEVRKAIEEPVNAIVDAVKTTLDKCPPELSGDIMDRGIVLTGGGALLRGLDERLRRETGMPIHIAEDPLDSVALGAGKCVEEFEALQQVLDAQPRR; encoded by the coding sequence ATGTCGTTCATCGGCCGTGACATGGCTGTCGACCTCGGGACCGCCAACACGCTGGTGTACGTCAGGGGTCGCGGGATCGTACTCAACGAGCCGTCCGTCGTCGCGATCAACACCAACACCGGTGGCATCCTCGCGGTCGGCTCCGAAGCGAAGAAGATGATCGGGCGGACCCCCGGCAACATCGTTGCCGTGCGCCCGCTGAAGGACGGCGTGATCGCCGACTTCGAGATCACCGAGCGGATGCTCCGCTACTTCATTCTGAAGATCCACAAGCGGCGGTATCTCGCGAGGCCGCGCGTCGTCGTGTGTGTCCCCTCGGGCATCACCGGCGTCGAGCGCCGCGCCGTCATCGAGGCGTCGTCCCAGGCCGGCGCCCGCCAGGTGCACATCATCGAGGAGCCCATGGCCGCGGCCATCGGCTCCGGCCTGCCGGTCCACGAGGCCACGGGCAACATGGTGGTGGACATCGGCGGCGGCACCACGGAGGTCGCGGTCATCTCCCTCGGCGGCATCGTCACCGCCCAGTCCATCCGGGTCGCGGGTGACGAGCTGGACAACGCGATCATCCAGCACATCAAGAAGGAGTACTCCCTTCTGCTGGGTGAGCGGACGTCCGAACAGATCAAGATCACGATCGGTTCGGCATACGACCTCGACGCTGACGAACACACCGAAATCCGCGGCCGGGACCTCGTCTCCGGGCTGCCCAAGACCGTCGTCATCTCGGCCGCCGAAGTCCGCAAGGCGATCGAGGAACCCGTCAACGCCATCGTCGACGCCGTCAAGACGACCCTCGACAAGTGCCCGCCGGAACTCTCCGGCGACATCATGGACCGCGGGATCGTCCTCACCGGCGGCGGCGCCCTGCTGCGCGGACTCGACGAGCGGCTGCGCCGGGAGACCGGTATGCCGATCCACATCGCCGAGGACCCGCTGGACAGCGTGGCCCTCGGTGCGGGCAAGTGCGTCGAGGAGTTCGAGGCGCTCCAGCAGGTGCTCGACGCCCAGCCCCGCAGATGA